In a genomic window of Rhodovulum sp. P5:
- the polA gene encoding DNA polymerase I has protein sequence MSGNFGKGCHLHLIDGSAFIFRAFHALPPLTRKSDGLPVGAVSGFCNMIHKYVEDNAGPDAPTHVAVVFDKGSHTFRNDLYDQYKANRDEMPADLRPQIPLTRDATRAFNIACIEKEGFEADDIIATLSRQATEAGGRVTIISSDKDLMQLVGNGVEMLDAMKNKRIGVEEVEEKFGVGPDRVIDVQALAGDSVDNIPGAPGIGIKTAALLINDFGDLETLLDRAEEIKQPKRRQTLIDHRAQIELSKKLVTLDVDTPLDVTLDDLEVKAPDADALLGFLTGMEFRTLTKRISDSLGVEAPVMADTNPAGANPSKDADGPDKLPFAPETYECVRDAQALQVWIDRAHARGWIAVDTETTGLDEMRCDLVGVSLSVEPGQACYIPLGHRGGSDDLFGSDTRAEGQMEMDEALGMLKPLLQDPAVMKIGQNMKYDAKVLARYGIDVAPIDDTMLMSYALNAGLHGHGMDTLSERYLEHEPIPIKSLLGSGKSAITFDRVPVDEAVKYAAEDADVTLRLSQVFKPQLHQRKVTTVYETLERPLVPVLAEMEMTGIKVDRDTLSRMSNAFAQKMAGLEAEIHELAGESFNVGSPKQLGEILFDKMSLPGGKKGKTGAYATGADVLEDLAAEGHDLPARVLDWRQLSKLKSTYTDALQDHINPDTGRVHTSYVITGAVTGRLASTDPNLQNIPVRSEEGRRIREAFVADTGMRLISLDYSQIELRILAHVAGIDALKQAFREGQDIHAMTASEMFDVPMEQMTPEIRRQAKAINFGVIYGISGFGLARNLRIPRSDAQGFIDRYFERFPGIKDYMDDTVAFAKEHGFVQTLFGRRIHTPEISAKGPKAGFAKRAAINAPIQGTAADIIRRAMIRMPAAIADLPAKMLLQVHDELIFEVEQGAEDATISAVREVMENAAMPAVKLDVPLVVDAGQGANWAEAH, from the coding sequence ATGAGCGGCAATTTCGGCAAGGGCTGCCACCTGCATCTGATCGATGGCTCGGCCTTCATTTTCCGGGCCTTCCACGCGCTGCCGCCCTTGACGCGGAAATCCGACGGGCTGCCGGTGGGGGCGGTCAGCGGCTTCTGCAACATGATCCACAAATATGTGGAGGACAACGCGGGCCCCGATGCGCCGACCCATGTGGCGGTGGTGTTCGACAAGGGCAGCCACACCTTCCGCAACGATCTGTATGACCAGTACAAGGCCAACCGGGACGAAATGCCCGCCGACCTGCGCCCCCAGATCCCCCTGACGCGCGACGCGACGCGCGCCTTCAACATCGCCTGTATCGAAAAGGAAGGGTTCGAGGCCGACGATATCATCGCAACGCTTTCCCGGCAGGCGACGGAGGCTGGCGGTCGTGTGACCATCATCAGCTCCGACAAGGACCTGATGCAGCTGGTCGGCAATGGCGTCGAAATGCTGGACGCGATGAAGAACAAGCGGATCGGGGTCGAGGAAGTCGAGGAAAAGTTCGGTGTCGGCCCGGACCGCGTGATCGACGTGCAGGCGCTGGCCGGGGACAGTGTCGACAACATCCCCGGTGCGCCCGGGATCGGGATCAAGACCGCCGCCTTGCTGATCAACGATTTCGGGGATCTGGAAACGCTTCTGGACCGGGCCGAGGAGATCAAGCAGCCCAAACGCCGCCAAACGCTGATCGACCATCGCGCCCAGATCGAGCTGTCGAAAAAGCTGGTGACGCTGGATGTGGATACGCCGCTGGACGTCACGCTGGACGATCTGGAGGTGAAGGCACCCGACGCAGACGCCCTGCTGGGATTCCTGACCGGCATGGAGTTCCGCACCCTGACCAAGCGGATCTCCGACAGCCTGGGGGTCGAGGCCCCGGTGATGGCAGACACCAACCCGGCCGGCGCGAACCCGTCAAAAGACGCCGATGGCCCGGACAAGCTGCCCTTTGCGCCCGAGACATATGAATGCGTCCGCGACGCGCAGGCGCTGCAGGTCTGGATCGACCGGGCCCATGCCCGCGGCTGGATCGCCGTCGATACCGAGACGACCGGGCTGGATGAGATGCGATGTGATCTGGTGGGCGTCTCGCTGTCGGTCGAACCTGGGCAGGCCTGTTACATCCCCCTCGGTCACCGGGGTGGGTCAGACGATCTCTTCGGCTCCGATACCAGGGCGGAGGGGCAGATGGAGATGGACGAGGCACTGGGGATGCTGAAGCCGCTGTTGCAGGACCCGGCGGTGATGAAGATCGGCCAGAACATGAAATACGACGCCAAGGTTCTGGCCCGCTATGGCATCGACGTGGCCCCCATAGACGACACGATGCTGATGTCCTACGCGCTGAATGCCGGGCTGCACGGGCACGGCATGGACACGCTGTCCGAGCGCTATCTTGAACATGAGCCGATCCCGATCAAGTCGCTCTTGGGTTCGGGAAAATCGGCCATCACATTCGACCGGGTGCCTGTGGATGAGGCGGTCAAATACGCCGCCGAAGACGCCGATGTCACCCTGCGCCTGTCGCAGGTCTTCAAGCCACAACTGCATCAGCGCAAGGTCACGACCGTCTATGAGACGCTGGAACGTCCGCTGGTCCCGGTGCTGGCCGAGATGGAAATGACCGGTATCAAGGTCGATCGTGACACGCTTTCCCGCATGTCGAACGCCTTTGCCCAGAAGATGGCCGGGCTGGAGGCGGAGATTCACGAACTGGCGGGGGAAAGCTTCAACGTCGGCTCCCCGAAACAACTGGGCGAGATCCTGTTCGACAAGATGAGCCTGCCCGGCGGCAAGAAGGGCAAGACCGGCGCCTATGCCACCGGCGCCGATGTGCTGGAGGATCTGGCGGCCGAGGGGCACGATCTGCCCGCCCGCGTGCTGGACTGGCGGCAGTTGTCGAAACTGAAATCGACCTACACCGACGCGCTGCAGGACCATATCAACCCCGACACGGGGCGCGTTCATACATCTTACGTCATCACGGGCGCGGTGACCGGGCGGCTGGCCTCGACCGACCCGAACCTGCAGAACATCCCCGTGCGCAGCGAGGAAGGCCGGCGCATCCGCGAAGCCTTCGTGGCCGACACCGGCATGCGGCTGATCAGCCTCGACTATTCCCAGATCGAGTTGCGCATCTTGGCCCATGTGGCCGGGATCGACGCGCTGAAACAGGCGTTTCGCGAGGGGCAGGACATCCACGCCATGACCGCCTCAGAGATGTTCGACGTGCCGATGGAGCAGATGACGCCCGAGATCCGGCGGCAGGCCAAGGCGATCAATTTCGGCGTGATCTACGGCATTTCGGGCTTTGGCCTTGCGCGCAACCTGCGCATCCCGCGGTCAGACGCGCAGGGCTTCATCGACCGGTATTTCGAACGGTTCCCGGGCATCAAGGATTACATGGACGACACCGTCGCCTTTGCGAAAGAGCACGGGTTCGTGCAGACGCTGTTCGGGCGCCGGATCCACACGCCCGAGATTTCCGCCAAGGGACCCAAGGCCGGCTTTGCCAAGCGTGCCGCGATCAACGCGCCGATCCAGGGCACCGCGGCCGACATCATCCGCCGCGCCATGATCCGGATGCCCGCGGCGATTGCCGACCTGCCGGCCAAGATGCTGCTTCAGGTGCATGACGAACTGATCTTCGAGGTGGAGCAGGGCGCCGAGGATGCAACCATCAGCGCGGTGCGCGAGGTGATGGAGAACGCCGCCATGCCGGCCGTGAAACTGGACGTTCCGCTGGTGGTGGACGCCGGGCAGGGGGCCAACTGGGCCGAAGCGCACTGA
- a CDS encoding pseudouridine synthase, producing the protein MSRVILFNKPWGVLSQFTADGPPRPDRRTLAEFIDVPGVYPAGRLDRDSEGLLVLTDDGRLQARIANPKTKTPKTYWVQVEGLPSDKALAALRDGVTLKDGPTRPAQVHRIEGEPPGLWPRTPPVRFRKSVPDCWIALTITEGRNRQVRRMTAAVGHPTLRLIRYRVGDWTIDGLDNGGWRQV; encoded by the coding sequence GTGAGCCGGGTCATCCTGTTCAACAAACCCTGGGGTGTTCTTTCGCAATTCACCGCTGACGGCCCGCCCCGGCCCGACCGCCGGACGCTCGCCGAATTCATCGACGTCCCCGGTGTCTATCCCGCCGGACGGCTGGACCGGGACAGCGAAGGCTTGCTGGTGCTGACCGATGACGGGCGGTTGCAGGCGCGGATCGCGAACCCCAAGACCAAGACGCCCAAGACCTATTGGGTGCAGGTGGAGGGGCTGCCCTCTGACAAGGCGCTTGCGGCGCTTCGGGATGGCGTCACGCTGAAGGACGGCCCGACCCGACCGGCACAGGTGCACCGGATCGAAGGGGAGCCCCCCGGTCTTTGGCCCCGCACGCCACCGGTGCGGTTCCGCAAATCTGTCCCAGACTGCTGGATCGCGCTAACCATCACCGAGGGTCGCAACCGGCAGGTCCGCCGGATGACGGCAGCGGTTGGGCACCCGACGCTCAGGCTGATCCGGTACCGCGTGGGGGACTGGACGATAGACGGTCTCGACAATGGCGGCTGGCGTCAGGTCTGA
- a CDS encoding alpha/beta fold hydrolase — MMLPPPVHVRIGGQGIATWVMGQGPALVLVHGTPFSSHVWHRIAPVLAVRHTVYMFDLLGYGQSAKPAGDVSLGVQNGVLAGLFAHWQLTTPGVIAHDFGGATALRAHLLDGLDYDRLLLIDPVALRPWGSPFVAHVKRHEAAFAGVPEYMQHAMLAAYIRTASHAGLSDAALAPYLEPWLGQTGQPAFYRQIAQMDMALTDEVEPLYPSLRCPVRLIWGEEDGWIPIAKGEELAARLPGCRLVRVPGAGHLVQEDAPEAILAQALDFFG, encoded by the coding sequence ATGATGCTGCCGCCGCCGGTGCATGTCCGCATCGGCGGGCAGGGCATCGCGACATGGGTGATGGGGCAGGGGCCGGCGCTGGTGCTGGTTCACGGCACGCCGTTTTCCTCCCATGTCTGGCATCGGATCGCGCCTGTTCTGGCGGTGCGCCACACGGTCTACATGTTCGACCTGCTGGGCTATGGGCAGTCGGCCAAGCCTGCGGGCGATGTCTCGCTTGGGGTTCAGAACGGGGTTCTGGCGGGGCTGTTCGCCCATTGGCAGTTGACCACGCCCGGGGTGATTGCCCACGACTTCGGCGGGGCAACGGCGCTGCGCGCGCATCTGCTGGACGGGCTGGATTATGACCGGCTTTTGCTGATCGATCCGGTGGCGCTGCGCCCCTGGGGCAGCCCGTTCGTGGCCCATGTGAAACGGCATGAGGCGGCGTTTGCGGGCGTGCCGGAATACATGCAGCACGCGATGCTGGCCGCCTATATCCGCACGGCATCCCATGCGGGGCTATCCGATGCCGCGCTGGCGCCTTACCTCGAACCGTGGCTGGGGCAGACGGGACAGCCCGCCTTTTATCGCCAGATCGCGCAGATGGACATGGCCCTGACCGACGAGGTGGAGCCGCTTTACCCGTCGCTTCGCTGCCCCGTGCGGCTGATCTGGGGCGAGGAAGACGGTTGGATCCCGATTGCCAAGGGCGAGGAACTGGCTGCGCGTCTGCCCGGTTGCCGCCTTGTCCGGGTGCCCGGCGCGGGCCATCTGGTGCAAGAGGATGCGCCGGAGGCGATCCTTGCACAGGCCCTGGATTTCTTCGGGTGA
- a CDS encoding zinc-finger domain-containing protein, with translation MATEAPGHPKALDAPETEIVSAWRVACDGSGPALGHPRVWLIIPHDTGYVECGYCDKRFVHESFADKVK, from the coding sequence ATGGCCACCGAAGCGCCCGGGCATCCCAAGGCCCTTGACGCCCCCGAAACCGAAATCGTGTCCGCATGGCGCGTGGCCTGCGACGGCAGCGGCCCCGCATTGGGCCACCCCCGCGTGTGGCTGATCATCCCCCATGACACGGGCTATGTCGAATGCGGCTATTGCGACAAGCGGTTCGTCCATGAAAGCTTTGCCGACAAGGTGAAATGA
- a CDS encoding DsbA family protein, with amino-acid sequence MTSRTRRNLVWLGGIALAYGALSRGPGLVRRVFPAAFDFQPVPGLDGFRRIARGDVSAVSPVLIGLDPDTGAEAVPAVPGLREDLCRHLFGRPSRAAVPVAYFSDYHCRYCRVLTPLLVQRADGGGPPISITWHELPLLGASSRIAARAALAAGMQGGAAAWHARMIGSSLVPTPSYFRQVAEDLGLDGARLVTDLQRPEIDRQLGISRGLADLFGFPGTPALVVGRTAVLGRIEAHDLDRLIALEAEEAATAPCA; translated from the coding sequence ATGACAAGCCGCACACGCCGCAACCTGGTTTGGCTTGGGGGGATCGCGCTGGCCTATGGGGCGCTGTCGCGCGGGCCGGGGCTGGTGCGCCGCGTCTTTCCCGCGGCCTTCGATTTCCAACCCGTTCCGGGCCTTGACGGGTTTCGCCGGATCGCCCGCGGCGATGTTTCCGCCGTCTCTCCGGTGCTGATCGGGCTGGACCCCGACACCGGGGCAGAGGCCGTGCCGGCAGTGCCCGGTCTGCGCGAGGACCTTTGCCGCCATCTGTTCGGGCGGCCGTCGAGGGCGGCGGTGCCGGTGGCCTATTTTTCGGATTATCACTGCCGGTATTGCCGCGTGCTGACGCCGCTTCTGGTTCAAAGGGCGGACGGCGGCGGGCCGCCGATCTCGATCACGTGGCACGAACTCCCCCTGTTGGGCGCGTCCTCGCGGATCGCGGCGCGGGCCGCCCTTGCCGCCGGGATGCAGGGCGGGGCGGCGGCGTGGCATGCCCGCATGATCGGGTCGTCCCTGGTGCCGACGCCCTCCTATTTCCGGCAGGTGGCCGAAGACCTCGGCCTTGATGGCGCGCGTCTGGTGACAGACTTGCAACGGCCAGAGATCGACCGGCAGCTTGGCATAAGCCGGGGGCTGGCCGATCTCTTCGGTTTCCCGGGCACGCCAGCGCTGGTCGTCGGGCGCACGGCCGTCCTTGGCCGGATCGAAGCCCATGACCTGGATCGCCTGATCGCGCTGGAAGCCGAGGAGGCGGCGACCGCCCCTTGTGCCTGA
- a CDS encoding ABC transporter ATP-binding protein has translation MGGNAIEIEDLRKTYAASGSQPPKEALKGVDLDIPAGSIFGLLGPNGAGKSTLINILAGLVLKTSGKVRIWGFDQDVNPRQSRASIGVMPQELNIDPFFTPRAALEVQAGLYGVPKSQRVTDRVLKAIGLTDKADAYARNLSGGMRRRLLLGKALVHRPQVLVLDEPTAGVDIELRQMLWANIRRLNEEQGTTIILTTHYLEEAQEMCDEIAIINHGEVIARDTTSALIGRMDAKTLVIHPEEEVGVPDMPAGVESCSRRDGALCFTYRRSQIATGALIEAVRKAGITIRDIATEEPDLEDVFVELTSEKKGAA, from the coding sequence ATGGGCGGCAACGCGATCGAGATCGAGGACCTTCGGAAAACCTATGCCGCAAGCGGCAGCCAGCCCCCGAAAGAGGCGCTGAAAGGCGTCGATCTGGATATTCCGGCGGGGTCGATCTTTGGTCTTCTGGGGCCCAACGGCGCGGGCAAGTCGACGCTGATCAACATCCTTGCGGGGCTTGTACTGAAAACCTCGGGCAAGGTGCGGATCTGGGGCTTTGACCAGGACGTCAACCCGCGGCAGTCCCGCGCCTCCATCGGGGTGATGCCGCAGGAGTTGAACATCGACCCGTTCTTCACCCCCCGCGCCGCGCTGGAGGTTCAGGCGGGCCTTTATGGCGTGCCGAAATCCCAACGCGTGACCGACCGGGTACTGAAGGCCATCGGGCTGACCGACAAGGCCGATGCCTATGCGCGAAACCTGTCCGGCGGCATGCGGCGGCGGCTGCTATTGGGCAAGGCGCTGGTCCATCGCCCGCAGGTGCTGGTGTTGGACGAACCGACCGCGGGGGTGGATATCGAACTGCGCCAGATGCTGTGGGCCAATATCCGCCGCCTGAACGAGGAACAGGGCACCACCATCATCCTGACCACCCATTACCTGGAAGAGGCGCAGGAGATGTGCGACGAGATCGCCATCATCAATCATGGCGAGGTGATCGCACGCGACACGACCTCGGCCCTGATCGGCCGGATGGACGCCAAAACGCTGGTCATCCACCCCGAGGAAGAGGTTGGCGTACCGGACATGCCCGCAGGCGTGGAAAGCTGCAGTCGCCGCGACGGCGCGCTGTGTTTCACCTATCGGCGCAGCCAGATCGCGACCGGTGCCCTGATCGAAGCGGTGCGCAAGGCAGGAATCACGATCCGCGACATCGCCACCGAAGAACCCGATCTGGAAGACGTCTTCGTCGAGCTGACCTCGGAGAAGAAGGGCGCGGCGTGA